The Candidatus Neomarinimicrobiota bacterium nucleotide sequence GGGCCACCCTTTTTTTTCGACAATCCCGCATGGCATCCCGACGGTAAATGGATAGCTGTTGAACATGGCGACAGCATAGACACGGATTTCGATGGTATCGCTGACACTGTATTCTCAGGAATTTGGATAATAAACGCAAAGACAGGATATAAACAGCCGCTTATTCGCCATTTCGGTTACCCTGCCTGGAGTCCCGACGGGAGCAGTCTTGCTATGCACAGAGGCGGCCAGATATTTACTGTTGATATCCTGAGTCTTGAGCCTGCCCGGATAGACACCGGCAGCATTCTGCAGCTTACGTTTGTGGGGAGGAATTTCTTTCCTGCATGGTCCCCGGATCGAAATTGGATAGCTTATGACAATACTACCAATTGTGGCTCCAGTGTTGAGCCGCCAGCTACTGAATCATGTGGTATATTAATTATAAGGGCTGATGGCTCGGACAAGACATTTCTCACAAGGGGAAGGATGCCGGATTGGTTACCTGATGGAACGGACCTCATCTTCATAGCATTGGGAACAAATATATTCCGTCTTGCAGTGGATGATACTGCAAATATAACACAACTCACTAACTCAGATGATTCGGATAACTCTCACCCTCGATTTTCTCCAGACGGTAGTGAAATAGCAATGTATTCGAAATCAGGTACAGAATTATCTGCTATTTGGATTATGAACAGTGACGGGAGCAGCCTTCGTGAGCTAACCGATGGTCCGGATTGGAGATTTGACTGGAGCCCTGATGGCAAGAGCATCGTATTTCTTCACTGGAGCTTCAGCAATCGTGATCCGATACCGGCTGGAAACGGTCAGCTCTGGCTGATTGACACTGACGGATCGAATCTAAGGCAGCTCACATTTTTCGAGGGATTTTACTAATGGTCATTATTTGGTGTAGGCAATTTTTAGATGGATAGTAACTCAAAATTCGAAGATCAGCAATGAAGAAAAAGGCGGGTGATGAGAATACCATATCTAATAATCTCTTCGCCACCTGAACCAAAGGGGCTGAATATTATGACATGAATTTTACCTAAAAAGCCGCCGAAGTGATAGCACACAACGGCGGCGACAGTACAAACCAAAAAGTTGATGATGCTGAAATAATTAACCTTTATGGAGAAATTAAAATATGAACTGTTGTTGTGATAATCCTGCCGCCCAATTCTTTGACAAAGAATCGAAGAGTTTTATCAAAAAATATCGTAAAAAAGGGATAGAAAAAGTGTCCCGGATGTTGGTTGAAGGCATTGAAGAACTGGGAATCAAAGACGCCACGATTTTAGAAGTGGGCGGCGGAGTCGGCGGAGCGCACCGCGCGTTGCTTCGAAAAGGAGCGTCAAAGGCTTACGCAACCGAGCTTTCGGAAGAAATGATTAACGCCGCGAAGATTTTCAGCGAAGAAGAAGGATTGACCGATAAGGTCGAATATTTTCATGGCGATATTGTTGAGATGAACGGCGAAATCCCTGATGTTGATATAACGATGCACGACAAGGTCGTCTGCTGTTACGAAAACGCCGATGGGCTGTTAGAGAAAACATTAGCCAAGACAAAGAATATTTATGGTTTCGTTATGCCCCGCGACTATCTGATACCGAGAATCGGTTTCGCATTTTTTACGTTCTTCTCTAAACTGCTAAAATGGAATTTCCACCCGTACATTCATCCTGAGCAGCCGATATTGGATCGAGTTGAAAACGCCGGCTTCCGATTGAAGTACGAAAAGCAAACCATCATCTGGAAAGTCAGGGTGTATCAAAAAACGTAGTTTTCTTCTGTCATTCAGAGGAGCGGAGCGACGTAAGAATCTCAATTTATAATTTAAGAGGATAGTTCTGAGATTGCCGCGGTCATCCGCCAATTGGCGGATTCCCTCGCAATGACAAAAAGTATAGAACTTACGCGGCGGGCAAGCCCTGACCTGCACTCTAACAGATAAAAACTATTCCTTATCGTAATCCTCCATCCTGTGGCGGACTATATTTCCTTCGATCATATAGATAATGTCTTCAGCGATATTCGTCGCGTGGTCGCCTACCCGTTCCAACATCCGGTAAACGGTGAGATGCGCGATATAATCCCTGGCTTTATCGGGATTTTTTGTAATTTCACTATTAATTTTTTCCATCGCTTCGTAATACATCTCATCCACCTTGTCATCTTTTTCGCAGACTTCAAACGCAAGTTTCACATTCATATTAACCAGCGCTTCGAGACTCTGCCTCACCATCTCCTGAGACAGCTTCGCCATCGTTCCGAAATCGAATATTGAATTTTTAGGCTCAGCGTTCATTTTCATTGTAACAATCTCGGCAATATTGCCCGCCAAATCGCCAATACGCTCTAAATCGCTGTTGATCTTCAATATTGCCACGATATATCGCAGGTCAATCGCAACAGGCTGATGCAGCGCGAGAATCTTCAGGCAATCCTCTTCAACTTCAAGTTCCAGGCTATCGATTTCCTTATCATTCTCAATAACCTCGTTTGCTAATACCGTGCTGTCCTCGCTTACCGCCTTTACCGCTTTGATAAGAAGATCTTCTACTTTGGCGCCGAGACCGAGAATCTTCTCTTTAAGACGGTCTATCTCCCTGTGAAGATGTATTTCCATAATCTGATCCCCTAACCGAATCTACCGGTAACGTAATCTTCGGTGCGTTTGTTTTCAGGTTTGGTGAATATTCCTTTGGTTAATCCGAATTCGACGAGTTCTCCCTCGTAGAAAAATGCCGTGTAGTCCGAAACCCGCGCCGCTTGCTGCATATTATGCGTTACGATAATTATAGTATATTCGCCCCTCAAATCCCCGATAAGATTTTCTATCCGCGTTGTTGCTTTCGGGTCTAAAGCGGAAGCGGGTTCGTCCATCAAAAGAATCTCCGGATCAACGGCCAGCGCCCGGGCGATACATAAACGCTGTTGTTGTCCGCCGGAAAGTTTTAGAGCGCTTTCATCGAGCCGGTCTTTCACCTCTTCCCATAATGCTCCCTGCCTCAGGCTCTTTTCCACCAAACTATCAAGTTTCTCTTTGTCTTTCAAACCGTGAATTTTCGGGCCGTATGCGATATTGTCGTATATAGATTTTGGGAATGGATTAGATTTCTGAAATACCATCCCCACCTTTTTTCTCAATTCCACAAGATTGACAGATTTATCGTTAATATCAGAGCCATCGATTAGAATTTTACCGCTGACGCTGGTTCCGTCGATTATATCATTCATCCTGTTGAGCGTACGGAGAAACGTGGATTTTCCGCATCCAGAAGGTCCGATTAGAGCGGTGACCTTACCATTCGGAATATTGATTGAGATGTCGAACAACGCTTGCTTACCGCTGTAGTAAAAATCCAAATTCTCTATCTTTATTTTTGTTCCGTTATTATCGTTCAACCGAATTATCCATCTTGTTTTTCATTGCCATTTATATTTCTTCCTGAATTTACTGCGGTAGTACACGGCTATAAAATTGAACCCTAAAACTATTATGAGTAATACCAACGCCGTGCCGTACTGCTTGTCTCTCAAAATCGGCGCTTCCGGGTGCTGAGTGGCTAATATATAAAGGTGATATGGCAAAACCATTACCTGATCAAAAATCGAGTTTGGCAACCGCGGCAGGAAAAACGCCGCTACTGTTAGCAGGATGGGCGCTGTTTCACCCGCCGCTCTTCCGATGGCGAGGATCGAGCCCGTCAGCATTCCCGACAACGAATACGGCAGTACGTGGTTCTTAATCGTCTCCCACTTGGTCGCTCCTAACGCGAGGCTCGCCTCCCTAAACGACCTCGGCACGGCTTGCAAAGACTCGTTGCTGGCTACGATAATTGTCGGCAGTGTCATACAAGCCAGCGTGAGACTACCCGCTAAAATCGAAGCTCCAAAATTAAAAAACAGCACGAAAAGACCCAATCCGAACAGTCCGAATACGATAGACGGAACGCCTGCGAGCGTCACAATTCCTCTTTGGACATAAGTAGTGAATTTTCCTTTTTTCGCGTATTCAGAAAGATAAATCGCGCTTGCGATTCCAAGCGGGAGCGCGAACAGCATCGTGCCCACAAGAAGCGAGAGGGTGCCGACTATTGCAGGAAGAATCCCCCCTTCCGCTCCGCTTTTTCTCGGCGCGGCTGAGATGAACTCCCAGCTGAGTCCGGGAATCCCTTTCCAAATCAGATCCAACAAAATCCACGCGACTATTCCTACAATAGTATACGTAACAAGCCGCATCGCCGCGAAGCCTAACTTTTCAGTTGTTGTAGAACTGATTATCATCTTTCAAACTTATTCAAAAACCGTTGACCGATCATTACAAGACCAAACGTCATAAGAAGCAGCACTATACCTACCATAAACAGCGCTCCGTAGTGTTCACTGCCGAACGGCACTTCGCCCATTTCCGCGGCTATGGTAGCTGTCATCGTCCGCACCGACTCAAACGGCGAAATCGTTATATTCGCGGCATTTCCGGTTACCATCATCACCGCCATGGTCTCGCCGATAACGCGTCCCATTCCCAGAAGAATAGCAGCGATGATCCCCGGCAGAGCGGCGGGTATGACTATCTTCCACAGCGTAACAAATCGGCTGCCGCCGAGAGCCAGCGAAGCCTCTTTGTACGATTTAGGTACAGCCTGAATCGCGTCTTCCGAAATCGTCAGGATTGTAGGAATAGCCATTATAGCCAGCAGAATCGAGCCTGTCAGCGCCGTTAATCCCGTTTGCAGCCCGAAAACTTCTTTAACCAGCGGAACAAGTACCACAAGCCCGAAAAAACCGATGACCACCGATGGTATTCCGGCGAGTGTTTCGATAAACGGTTTCAATATTTCCCGCTCTTTTTCTCGAGCCGCTTCGGCTAAATACGCCGCGCCGATAACGCCCATGGGAACTGCGATAAGCATCGCTAAAAAAGTGATCAAGAGCGTTCCCGTTATG carries:
- the pstC gene encoding phosphate ABC transporter permease subunit PstC: MLIVLLIFIFIGKEALPFASHPGLGELFGSIWKPVSFQKELFGILPLITGTLLITFLAMLIAVPMGVIGAAYLAEAAREKEREILKPFIETLAGIPSVVIGFFGLVVLVPLVKEVFGLQTGLTALTGSILLAIMAIPTILTISEDAIQAVPKSYKEASLALGGSRFVTLWKIVIPAALPGIIAAILLGMGRVIGETMAVMMVTGNAANITISPFESVRTMTATIAAEMGEVPFGSEHYGALFMVGIVLLLMTFGLVMIGQRFLNKFER
- the phoU gene encoding phosphate signaling complex protein PhoU, with the translated sequence MEIHLHREIDRLKEKILGLGAKVEDLLIKAVKAVSEDSTVLANEVIENDKEIDSLELEVEEDCLKILALHQPVAIDLRYIVAILKINSDLERIGDLAGNIAEIVTMKMNAEPKNSIFDFGTMAKLSQEMVRQSLEALVNMNVKLAFEVCEKDDKVDEMYYEAMEKINSEITKNPDKARDYIAHLTVYRMLERVGDHATNIAEDIIYMIEGNIVRHRMEDYDKE
- a CDS encoding methyltransferase domain-containing protein, which gives rise to MNCCCDNPAAQFFDKESKSFIKKYRKKGIEKVSRMLVEGIEELGIKDATILEVGGGVGGAHRALLRKGASKAYATELSEEMINAAKIFSEEEGLTDKVEYFHGDIVEMNGEIPDVDITMHDKVVCCYENADGLLEKTLAKTKNIYGFVMPRDYLIPRIGFAFFTFFSKLLKWNFHPYIHPEQPILDRVENAGFRLKYEKQTIIWKVRVYQKT
- a CDS encoding PD40 domain-containing protein — encoded protein: MNRTTLINVLVWTLLSVACGEKPSEPEAPVEEEGGIILEGPPFFFDNPAWHPDGKWIAVEHGDSIDTDFDGIADTVFSGIWIINAKTGYKQPLIRHFGYPAWSPDGSSLAMHRGGQIFTVDILSLEPARIDTGSILQLTFVGRNFFPAWSPDRNWIAYDNTTNCGSSVEPPATESCGILIIRADGSDKTFLTRGRMPDWLPDGTDLIFIALGTNIFRLAVDDTANITQLTNSDDSDNSHPRFSPDGSEIAMYSKSGTELSAIWIMNSDGSSLRELTDGPDWRFDWSPDGKSIVFLHWSFSNRDPIPAGNGQLWLIDTDGSNLRQLTFFEGFY
- the pstA gene encoding phosphate ABC transporter permease PstA; amino-acid sequence: MIISSTTTEKLGFAAMRLVTYTIVGIVAWILLDLIWKGIPGLSWEFISAAPRKSGAEGGILPAIVGTLSLLVGTMLFALPLGIASAIYLSEYAKKGKFTTYVQRGIVTLAGVPSIVFGLFGLGLFVLFFNFGASILAGSLTLACMTLPTIIVASNESLQAVPRSFREASLALGATKWETIKNHVLPYSLSGMLTGSILAIGRAAGETAPILLTVAAFFLPRLPNSIFDQVMVLPYHLYILATQHPEAPILRDKQYGTALVLLIIVLGFNFIAVYYRSKFRKKYKWQ
- a CDS encoding phosphate ABC transporter ATP-binding protein, whose product is MIRLNDNNGTKIKIENLDFYYSGKQALFDISINIPNGKVTALIGPSGCGKSTFLRTLNRMNDIIDGTSVSGKILIDGSDINDKSVNLVELRKKVGMVFQKSNPFPKSIYDNIAYGPKIHGLKDKEKLDSLVEKSLRQGALWEEVKDRLDESALKLSGGQQQRLCIARALAVDPEILLMDEPASALDPKATTRIENLIGDLRGEYTIIIVTHNMQQAARVSDYTAFFYEGELVEFGLTKGIFTKPENKRTEDYVTGRFG